From a single Lolium rigidum isolate FL_2022 chromosome 7, APGP_CSIRO_Lrig_0.1, whole genome shotgun sequence genomic region:
- the LOC124675283 gene encoding cytochrome P450 716B1-like: MDMDMDPSVVAALAAVILVSVLLVLSRLKKQSSPQDDPRRKQKLPPGPFGLPVVGQTLGLLGALRANTAEAWLRRQVSKYGPVSRLSLFGCRTAFVVGPSANKFLFSSTALTAMSNSSFNSMVGWRNIRELAGADHRRVRAMMVQFLKLEVVRGYVASMDDEVRHHLRTHWSGRATVSVMPSMKSLTFDIMCTVIFGLGREDHAAVRRELLAGFEPLVRGIWSIPVNLPFTTFGKCLAASQRGRRAVAGVLKEKRAKLERGDSSPSDDLMTRMLSEGTAEEEIIDNVMFVMVAAHDTTATLLTFLIQHLDANRDAYARVVAEQEEVARSKAPGDALSWEDLGKMKYTWSAAMETLRLVPPVFANFKRAVEDAEFDGHLIPKGWQVLSASNMTQWDDAIFPEPGRFDPARFDNPIPPYSFVAFGGGARVCPGNEFARVETLVAMHYIVTGFRWKLAAGCDGSFSRHPLPSPAHGLLVNIDPIEATTTTTS, translated from the coding sequence aTGGACATGGACATGGATCCTTCCGTGGTGGCAGCTCTAGCAGCAGTAATCCTCGTTTCCGTCTTGCTGGTGTTGTCGCGCCTGAAAAAGCAGAGCTCACCTCAAGACGATCCACGGCGGAAACAGAAGCTGCCTCCCGGTCCCTTTGGTCTGCCCGTCGTGGGCCAGACCCTCGGACTGCTGGGCGCCCTCCGCGCCAACACCGCCGAGGCATGGCTCCGGCGGCAGGTCTCCAAGTACGGCCCCGTCTCCAGGCTCTCCCTCTTCGGCTGCCGGACGGCCTTCGTCGTCGGCCCCTCTGCCAACAAGTTCCTCTTCTCCAGCACCGCGCTCACCGCCATGAGCAACAGCTCCTTCAACAGCATGGTCGGCTGGCGCAACATCCGGGAGCTGGCCGGCGCGGACCACCGCCGCGTCAGGGCCATGATGGTCCAGTTCCTCAAGCTCGAAGTCGTCAGGGGTTACGTCGCCAGCATGGACGACGAGGTCCGGCACCACCTCCGCACGCACTGGAGCGGCCGCGCCACCGTCTCCGTGATGCCGTCGATGAAGTCGCTCACCTTCGACATCATGTGCACCGTCATCTTCGGTCTCGGGAGGGAGGACCACGCCGCCGTGAGGCGGGAGCTCTTGGCGGGTTTCGAGCCGCTGGTGAGGGGCATCTGGTCGATCCCGGTGAACCTGCCCTTCACCACCTTCGGCAAGTGCCTCGCCGCGAGCCAGCGCGGGCGGCGTGCCGTCGCGGGGGTCCTCAAGGAGAAGCGCGCCAAGCTGGAGCGCGGGGATAGCTCGCCGTCCGACGACCTCATGACCCGCATGCTCTCCGAGGGCACGGCCGAGGAGGAAATCATCGACAACGTCATGTTCGTGATGGTGGCGGCGCACGACACCACTGCCACCCTACTCACCTTCCTCATCCAGCACCTCGACGCCAACAGGGACGCCTACGCCAGAGTCGTGGCAGAGCAGGAAGAGGTGGCGAGGAGTAAGGCTCCAGGTGACGCTCTGTCGTGGGAGGACCTCGGCAAGATGAAATACACATGGTCGGCGGCAATGGAGACGCTGCGGCTGGTCCCGCCCGTGTTTGCCAACTTCAAGAGGGCGGTAGAAGACGCGGAGTTCGACGGCCACCTGATACCCAAGGGGTGGCAGGTGCTGTCCGCGTCGAACATGACGCAGTGGGACGATGCCATCTTCCCGGAGCCCGGCAGGTTCGATCCGGCGAGGTTCGACAACCCGATACCACCGTACAGTTTCGTGGCTTTCGGCGGGGGTGCGCGCGTGTGCCCCGGGAACGAGTTCGCGAGGGTGGAGACGCTGGTGGCCATGCACTACATCGTCACCGGGTTCAGGTGGAAGCTCGCCGCCGGCTGCGACGGCAGCTTCTCCAGGCACCCGCTGCCGTCCCCTGCTCATGGGCTCCTCGTCAACATCGACCCAATAgaggcaaccaccaccaccacaagctAG